In Mangrovivirga cuniculi, the following proteins share a genomic window:
- a CDS encoding DUF2911 domain-containing protein codes for MKYFILLIFLASFTQIEAQTNGASYKMSSNTVDEMDIVIKYERLKLNGRDVWGTEIPYNMVWKPGITKPPVLTIDRAAEIGQTKLTAGSYSIFTIPGNRYWTVMITPESEVYDQEKVLTTLQVPVKSTPGKVEQMQFSINNYGYVIFAWDNIHWSFEIDPL; via the coding sequence ATGAAATATTTTATACTGCTGATTTTCTTAGCCTCTTTTACACAGATTGAGGCTCAAACTAATGGAGCTTCTTATAAGATGTCATCCAATACTGTGGATGAAATGGATATTGTAATCAAATATGAGAGGCTTAAACTTAACGGTCGGGATGTTTGGGGAACTGAAATACCATATAATATGGTGTGGAAACCAGGAATCACAAAACCCCCTGTGCTGACTATCGACCGGGCTGCAGAGATCGGTCAAACTAAGCTTACAGCAGGATCGTACAGTATTTTCACAATTCCCGGAAACAGATACTGGACAGTTATGATCACTCCAGAATCTGAAGTTTACGACCAGGAAAAAGTACTCACTACATTACAGGTACCAGTCAAATCAACTCCGGGTAAAGTTGAACAGATGCAATTTAGCATCAATAATTATGGCTATGTCATCTTTGCCTGGGACAATATCCACTGGTCATTTGAAATTGACCCATTATAA
- a CDS encoding glycosyltransferase: MQKADIIFFNSTKSWGGGEKWHLETSTFLHNKGYKVLLIAHPEGELIQKASENSVPVEPFAISNLTFLNPFKVSKLSSLIKEISPQIIVMNMSSDLKAAGLAAKKAGVREIIYRRGSAIPIKNKALNRYLFGNVLTHILANSEETKRTLLANNPDLFDPEKIDVIYNGINLDKYLDNPVEEQKSPDFVIGNLGRVVPQKAQHYFIELAAILKEKGITDFKIKIGGDGPLLQELKDKAKEKNVSDHLEFTGFVENVYSFMMSIDVFVLTSLWEGFGYVLVEAMACEKPVVCFDITSNPEIIKDKETGYLVPFGDIDLLAQYIITLKSDDELREKMGKKGLERVKNKFTTLQSMQNAEEYFKRFLLS; encoded by the coding sequence ATGCAAAAGGCTGATATAATTTTCTTCAATAGTACCAAATCATGGGGTGGCGGTGAAAAATGGCATCTGGAAACCAGCACCTTTCTTCACAATAAAGGGTATAAAGTTTTACTTATCGCCCATCCTGAAGGTGAGCTTATTCAAAAAGCATCAGAAAACTCGGTCCCTGTAGAACCATTTGCAATCAGTAACCTGACCTTCCTAAATCCATTCAAAGTATCTAAGTTATCCAGCCTCATAAAAGAAATTTCTCCGCAAATCATCGTGATGAACATGTCTTCGGATCTCAAAGCTGCGGGTTTAGCTGCGAAAAAAGCTGGTGTTCGAGAGATAATCTACAGAAGAGGAAGTGCTATACCGATAAAAAACAAAGCATTAAACCGGTATTTATTCGGTAATGTACTCACACACATATTGGCAAATTCTGAAGAAACAAAAAGAACACTACTTGCCAACAATCCTGATCTATTTGATCCTGAAAAAATAGACGTGATTTACAATGGTATCAATCTGGATAAATATTTGGATAATCCAGTTGAAGAACAAAAATCACCGGATTTTGTCATCGGTAATCTTGGAAGGGTCGTCCCACAAAAAGCTCAGCATTACTTTATTGAACTCGCTGCAATTCTTAAAGAGAAAGGCATAACTGATTTTAAGATCAAGATTGGTGGAGACGGACCATTACTTCAGGAACTAAAAGATAAAGCAAAAGAAAAAAATGTTTCCGACCATCTTGAATTTACAGGGTTTGTGGAGAATGTTTATTCATTTATGATGTCGATAGATGTATTTGTTCTCACTTCATTATGGGAGGGATTCGGGTACGTGCTCGTCGAAGCCATGGCATGTGAAAAACCGGTAGTATGTTTTGATATAACCAGCAATCCTGAAATAATTAAAGATAAGGAAACGGGGTACCTGGTTCCTTTTGGTGATATTGATTTGTTAGCACAATATATCATTACACTAAAGTCTGATGATGAACTGAGAGAGAAAATGGGTAAAAAAGGCCTTGAAAGAGTAAAAAATAAATTTACAACATTGCAATCAATGCAAAATGCTGAAGAATATTTTAAAAGATTCTTGCTTTCTTAA
- a CDS encoding saccharopine dehydrogenase family protein — MKSILVIGAGRSSTVLIDYLIDCCNKKGWSFILADLDLKLAQSKVAGKESVQAVQLDLSDKKKLSELISASDIVISMVPAHMHVMVASICLEYSKNLITASYVSDEMMAFDEKVKEKGLIFLNECGLDPGLDHMSAMKVIDEIKSDSKNELTAFETFTGGLLSEDTERNNPWKYKFTWNPRNVVMAGTGTVKFIQEGKYKFIPYHRLFRRTEIIEVPDHGYFEGYANRDSLKYLDIYGLRDIKTLYRGTLRRPGFCRAWDAFVQLGATDDSYQMEGVEKMTHREFINSFLAYNPTDSVELKLAHYLRIDLDSEVMHKFKWLDMFQDTPVGLQKGTPAQILEHILKKKWTMDQDDNDRIVMVHKFRYTAGNTDHGIDSFMVIEGDDSERTAMAKTVGLPLGIAAEMILEGKIKSKGVVRPVKKDVYLPILGQLENMGVVFKEYKFQPQEN; from the coding sequence CAAAAGTGGCCGGCAAAGAATCTGTTCAAGCTGTGCAACTCGATCTGAGTGATAAGAAAAAACTAAGTGAGTTGATCAGTGCTTCTGATATAGTAATTAGCATGGTGCCAGCACATATGCACGTGATGGTTGCTTCAATATGCCTTGAGTATTCTAAGAATCTCATTACAGCCTCCTATGTTAGTGATGAAATGATGGCTTTTGATGAAAAGGTAAAGGAAAAAGGACTCATTTTTCTCAATGAGTGTGGCCTTGATCCAGGTCTTGACCATATGTCGGCAATGAAGGTTATCGATGAGATTAAAAGTGATTCTAAAAATGAATTAACCGCATTTGAGACATTTACGGGTGGACTACTCTCAGAAGACACGGAGAGAAATAATCCCTGGAAGTATAAATTCACCTGGAACCCCAGGAATGTAGTCATGGCAGGCACTGGCACGGTCAAGTTTATTCAGGAAGGTAAATATAAGTTTATACCTTACCATAGATTATTCAGGCGTACGGAAATAATTGAAGTGCCTGATCACGGTTATTTTGAAGGTTATGCTAATCGTGATTCGCTTAAATACCTGGATATTTATGGATTGAGAGACATTAAAACACTTTATCGGGGTACTTTGAGAAGACCTGGTTTCTGTCGTGCCTGGGATGCTTTTGTTCAGTTGGGTGCAACAGATGATTCATACCAGATGGAAGGAGTGGAGAAAATGACACATCGTGAATTCATCAATTCATTTCTAGCCTATAATCCTACTGATTCTGTAGAGCTCAAATTAGCTCATTACCTGAGAATTGATCTCGATTCGGAAGTAATGCATAAATTTAAATGGCTTGATATGTTTCAGGATACTCCTGTCGGACTTCAAAAGGGAACACCCGCGCAGATACTCGAACATATCCTTAAGAAAAAATGGACGATGGATCAGGATGATAATGACCGAATCGTTATGGTCCATAAATTCAGATACACCGCTGGAAATACGGATCATGGAATAGACTCTTTTATGGTGATTGAAGGAGATGATTCTGAACGGACGGCGATGGCAAAAACTGTTGGACTCCCATTAGGGATTGCAGCTGAAATGATCTTAGAAGGCAAAATCAAATCTAAAGGCGTTGTCAGGCCTGTCAAAAAGGATGTTTATCTACCTATCCTTGGACAGCTTGAGAACATGGGAGTTGTTTTCAAAGAATATAAATTTCAGCCACAGGAAAACTGA
- a CDS encoding aminotransferase class V-fold PLP-dependent enzyme: protein MSDKLFLLPGPSRVDRRVPKYLSDAYDEGFMSYNHRSPQVIELIKKTTGIMRKRLNIPADYTITFVSSATECWQIIAQSLIKKKSCHIYNGSFGEKWYNNTVKLGFEAKPVEFDINEDIPVDKIQEIKADTFCITHNETSNGTALSKEEILALRQVQGKAILAVDATSSMAGYKLPFNLADVWYASVQKCFGLPAGMGVLILSPRAVERAFKLNNTNHYNSLVNIINQASQFQTTHTPNVLDIYLMNRVLKKRKNIDKVHEDLKSRYKKIEQTVSENNSVDWLVTNIDKRSYTVLALKYLPNDISIYQLADDTQIVLGKGYGKWKENTFRVANFPALRKREINKLLNFLEVI, encoded by the coding sequence ATGAGCGATAAATTGTTTTTGCTTCCGGGTCCTTCACGCGTAGATCGCAGGGTACCAAAGTACCTTAGCGATGCCTATGATGAAGGATTTATGAGCTATAACCATCGTAGTCCCCAGGTTATTGAATTAATAAAAAAAACCACGGGGATTATGAGAAAGCGCCTCAATATACCGGCTGATTATACCATTACATTCGTCAGTTCAGCCACAGAGTGCTGGCAAATTATTGCTCAGTCACTGATCAAAAAGAAAAGCTGCCACATATACAATGGTTCGTTTGGTGAAAAGTGGTATAATAACACGGTTAAATTAGGCTTTGAAGCCAAACCCGTTGAATTTGACATCAATGAGGATATTCCTGTTGATAAAATACAGGAAATAAAGGCTGATACTTTTTGCATCACCCACAATGAAACATCAAACGGAACGGCCTTAAGCAAAGAAGAAATACTTGCGCTGAGACAAGTGCAGGGAAAAGCAATACTTGCTGTTGATGCAACTTCGTCAATGGCGGGCTACAAGTTACCTTTCAACCTCGCTGATGTGTGGTATGCCAGTGTACAAAAATGTTTTGGACTACCTGCCGGGATGGGTGTTTTGATACTTTCTCCGAGGGCAGTTGAAAGAGCATTCAAACTTAACAATACCAATCACTACAATAGCCTGGTAAACATTATAAATCAGGCATCACAATTTCAAACCACCCACACTCCCAATGTATTAGATATATATTTGATGAACAGGGTGTTAAAGAAAAGAAAGAATATCGACAAAGTGCATGAAGACCTAAAGTCCAGGTATAAGAAAATCGAACAAACAGTATCGGAAAATAATTCTGTTGACTGGCTTGTAACAAATATAGACAAGCGATCGTATACCGTTCTTGCCTTGAAATATTTACCTAATGATATTAGCATATACCAACTTGCTGATGATACACAGATCGTACTCGGTAAAGGATACGGAAAATGGAAAGAAAATACTTTCAGGGTGGCTAATTTCCCGGCCTTGAGAAAAAGGGAAATAAATAAACTACTTAATTTTTTAGAGGTCATTTAA
- the purL gene encoding phosphoribosylformylglycinamidine synthase — translation MILFYKGVHNNIFVISTNHLPSEDESKKLKWLLGNAERIDSERLTGKFKGPRTEMITPWSTNAVEITQNMGIAGIDRIEQFYEMKEGDSYDKMLEHVYEELNQSIFDVNIEPEKIKEIDDIRAYNQKEGLALNEEEIVYLENVSKELGRKLTDSEVFGFSQVNSEHCRHKIFNGKFIIDGHEKKSSLFQLIKKTSKEHPNKIVSAYKDNVAFVEGPRAQQFAPVRQDIPEYFEIKDFDSVLSLKAETHNFPTTVEPFNGAATGSGGEIRDRIAGGKGSMPVAGTAVYMTSYSRSEKNRSWESHTEPREWLYQTPLEILIKASNGASDFGNKFGQPLICGSLLTFEHSENNTNWGYDKVIMLAGGIGYGKKSDSLKQTPDKGDRVIVMGGDNYRIGMGGSAVSSVATGEFANAIELNAIQRSNPEMQKRVYNAIRAMAESDENPIVSIHDHGAGGHLNCLSELVEEKGGRIEVDKLPVGDPTLSEKEIIGNESQERMGLLMKEKDFETLKKVSERERAPLYNVGEITGDMKLIFEGKNEKNPIDLKLSHFFGSSPQTIMEDKSIKPDFAPIKYNTSLLGKYIEDILQIEAVASKDWLTNKVDRSVTGKVAKQQTAGEIQVPLNNVAVIAADYQGIKGTATSIGHAPVPGLISSAAGSRLSIAEALTNIVWAPLTAGLEGISLSANWMWPCNNPGEDARLYDAVEAVSDFCIELGINVPTGKDSLSMTQKYKDGKVYSPGTVIISAIGEVENIRKTIEPVLQPDDDTDIVYLDFSNKKHQLGGSSFAQLLGKVGEHCPDVDVNYFKDAFITLQQLIKDDMIIAGHDISSGGLFTAIAEMCFGSSEAGVNINLSDIKSDLITTLFNENPGVIVQTKDGDKIVEAFKVKGLKAVVIGNANSSGKIDITKEDVNISQDVNYLRKLWMRSSYLLDQDQSGKDLAKERFENIPFQKLSFNYPEGFKGSYESLGINPDRREKSNVRAAIIREKGVNGDREMAWALHLAGFDVKDVHMTDLISGRETLEDVNMIVFVGGFSNSDVLGSAKGWAGAFKFNEKANESLHKFYEREDTLSLGVCNGCQLMMELGLLWPEMGENHPTMHHNDSHKFESGFVNMTIPENNSVMLGSLSGSQLGIWIAHGEGKFILGESEDDFNVVGKYTFTGYPGNPNGSDFNTAAVCSKNGRHLAMMPHLERSLFPWNWANIDSDHKSDEITPWVEAFVNARKWVENNS, via the coding sequence ATGATTCTTTTTTATAAAGGTGTTCACAACAACATATTTGTAATTTCTACAAATCACTTACCATCAGAAGACGAATCTAAAAAACTCAAATGGCTGCTAGGCAATGCAGAAAGAATTGATTCTGAAAGGTTAACAGGCAAATTCAAAGGTCCCAGGACTGAAATGATCACTCCATGGAGTACCAATGCGGTAGAGATCACTCAAAACATGGGCATAGCTGGAATTGACCGGATCGAGCAATTTTATGAAATGAAAGAAGGCGATAGTTATGACAAAATGCTGGAGCATGTTTACGAAGAACTAAACCAGTCAATTTTTGATGTAAATATTGAGCCTGAAAAAATTAAAGAGATCGATGACATCCGCGCCTACAATCAAAAAGAAGGACTGGCGCTAAATGAAGAAGAGATTGTTTACCTGGAGAATGTCAGTAAAGAACTTGGTAGAAAACTAACTGATTCTGAAGTATTTGGTTTTTCACAGGTTAATTCAGAGCATTGCAGGCATAAAATTTTCAATGGAAAATTCATCATTGATGGCCATGAAAAGAAATCATCTCTTTTCCAGTTAATAAAAAAGACATCAAAAGAGCATCCGAATAAAATAGTTTCTGCTTACAAGGATAATGTTGCCTTTGTTGAAGGTCCAAGGGCTCAACAATTTGCTCCTGTAAGACAGGATATTCCTGAATACTTTGAGATAAAAGATTTTGACAGTGTATTATCGCTGAAAGCAGAGACTCATAACTTTCCAACTACAGTTGAGCCATTTAATGGAGCTGCTACTGGGTCAGGAGGAGAAATCAGGGATAGAATTGCCGGAGGTAAAGGATCTATGCCAGTAGCCGGTACTGCTGTTTACATGACTTCCTACTCCAGATCGGAAAAGAACAGGAGCTGGGAATCTCATACCGAACCAAGAGAATGGTTATACCAGACTCCTCTTGAAATACTTATCAAAGCTTCGAATGGAGCTAGTGACTTCGGTAATAAATTTGGTCAGCCACTAATTTGTGGTTCATTACTAACATTCGAACACTCAGAGAACAATACTAACTGGGGCTATGATAAAGTGATCATGCTTGCCGGTGGTATAGGATACGGAAAGAAATCCGACAGTTTAAAGCAAACACCTGATAAAGGTGATCGTGTGATCGTAATGGGTGGTGATAATTACCGAATTGGCATGGGAGGTAGTGCAGTATCTTCTGTTGCTACAGGGGAATTTGCTAATGCTATTGAATTAAATGCTATTCAGCGTTCCAACCCTGAAATGCAAAAAAGGGTTTACAATGCAATCAGGGCAATGGCTGAAAGTGATGAAAACCCGATCGTTTCTATACACGATCATGGTGCAGGAGGCCACTTGAATTGCCTATCAGAACTCGTAGAAGAAAAGGGAGGAAGAATAGAAGTAGACAAACTTCCTGTTGGAGATCCTACCCTTTCAGAAAAGGAGATAATCGGAAATGAATCCCAGGAGAGAATGGGACTTCTGATGAAAGAAAAAGATTTCGAGACACTTAAAAAAGTTTCAGAGCGTGAAAGAGCTCCATTATATAATGTTGGCGAGATCACCGGAGACATGAAACTTATTTTCGAAGGTAAAAATGAGAAAAACCCTATAGATCTTAAGTTGAGCCATTTCTTTGGTTCTTCTCCTCAAACAATAATGGAGGATAAAAGTATCAAGCCTGATTTTGCTCCGATAAAGTACAATACTTCCCTGCTTGGAAAATATATAGAAGATATCCTTCAGATTGAAGCTGTGGCATCTAAAGACTGGTTAACCAATAAAGTTGACCGATCTGTAACCGGAAAGGTTGCCAAGCAACAAACTGCAGGCGAAATTCAGGTTCCACTTAACAACGTAGCAGTTATTGCTGCCGATTACCAGGGAATCAAGGGAACTGCCACTTCAATCGGTCATGCTCCGGTACCCGGATTAATTTCATCCGCTGCTGGTTCAAGATTATCTATAGCAGAAGCATTAACAAATATTGTCTGGGCACCACTTACTGCAGGACTGGAAGGAATTTCCCTCAGTGCCAACTGGATGTGGCCTTGCAATAATCCCGGAGAAGATGCCAGGCTTTATGATGCTGTCGAAGCAGTAAGTGATTTTTGTATCGAACTTGGAATCAATGTTCCTACGGGAAAAGATTCCCTTTCTATGACACAGAAATATAAGGATGGTAAAGTTTACTCTCCGGGAACAGTGATCATTTCGGCTATCGGAGAAGTTGAAAACATAAGAAAAACAATCGAACCGGTATTGCAACCGGATGACGACACTGATATAGTCTATCTGGACTTCAGTAATAAAAAACATCAATTAGGAGGTTCATCTTTTGCCCAGTTGTTAGGTAAAGTCGGAGAACATTGTCCGGATGTTGACGTAAATTATTTTAAAGATGCATTCATTACCCTGCAGCAGCTTATCAAAGATGATATGATCATTGCAGGCCACGATATTTCTTCAGGTGGTTTATTTACTGCGATTGCTGAAATGTGTTTCGGATCTTCTGAGGCAGGTGTAAATATTAATCTTTCTGATATCAAATCTGACTTGATCACTACATTGTTTAATGAAAACCCCGGGGTGATCGTCCAGACAAAAGATGGTGATAAGATAGTCGAAGCATTTAAAGTAAAAGGCCTTAAAGCCGTTGTAATAGGAAACGCTAATTCTTCCGGGAAAATTGATATAACCAAGGAAGATGTAAATATTTCTCAGGATGTAAATTACCTGAGAAAGCTCTGGATGAGGTCTTCTTATTTACTCGACCAGGATCAAAGCGGAAAAGATCTAGCTAAAGAAAGATTTGAAAACATCCCATTCCAGAAACTCTCTTTTAATTATCCTGAAGGATTCAAAGGAAGCTATGAGTCTCTTGGAATTAATCCTGATCGAAGAGAGAAATCAAATGTCAGGGCAGCAATTATCAGGGAAAAGGGTGTTAATGGTGACAGGGAAATGGCCTGGGCACTTCACCTTGCAGGTTTTGATGTGAAAGATGTTCATATGACCGACCTAATCTCCGGACGGGAAACCCTGGAAGATGTAAATATGATTGTCTTTGTCGGAGGCTTCAGTAATTCAGATGTTCTGGGATCAGCTAAAGGATGGGCCGGAGCATTTAAATTCAATGAAAAAGCCAACGAATCACTTCATAAATTTTACGAAAGAGAAGATACATTGAGTCTGGGAGTTTGTAATGGGTGTCAACTCATGATGGAACTTGGATTATTATGGCCTGAAATGGGTGAGAACCATCCGACGATGCATCACAATGACTCCCATAAATTTGAATCAGGTTTCGTCAACATGACGATCCCTGAAAATAATTCCGTTATGCTTGGATCTCTTTCAGGATCTCAACTAGGTATCTGGATTGCCCATGGTGAAGGTAAATTCATTCTGGGTGAAAGCGAGGATGATTTCAACGTTGTTGGTAAATATACCTTTACCGGTTATCCTGGAAATCCTAATGGCTCCGACTTCAATACAGCAGCTGTTTGTAGCAAAAATGGACGCCATCTGGCTATGATGCCACACCTGGAGAGAAGTCTTTTCCCATGGAACTGGGCAAACATTGACTCTGATCACAAATCTGACGAGATCACTCCATGGGTAGAAGCTTTTGTTAATGCACGCAAATGGGTAGAAAATAACAGTTAA
- a CDS encoding glycosyltransferase family 4 protein — protein MFKIGYDAKRAFNNFTGLGNYSRTLIRSIADNYPDNELYLFTPKVKNKPVVEQFKNSDHFQIVLPESKMKSYWRTYGITKLLKDKNIDIYHGLSNELPSNIQSAHIKSVVTIHDLIFKIHPEHFPFIDRKIYEYKCQSACMKSDKIIAISESAKNDIIKFYNTPEEKIEVIYQACGEQYQKVKLEEELKQVKEKHKLPGEFILFVGTINDRKNLKGLIKAIAALPENNRIPVVVVGKGKRYKKESIEMIRAKGLQKYFYFYRDIDDDDLASFYQLSSAFIYPSLYEGFGIPVIEALNSKTPVLASNTSSIPEAGGDAAEYFDPYNPDEMANAISKVIESDSLQKEMISKGIEHARKFSSDNAAEKIMACYKELAG, from the coding sequence ATGTTCAAAATTGGCTACGACGCAAAAAGAGCTTTTAATAACTTCACAGGATTAGGGAATTATTCCCGGACACTTATCAGAAGCATCGCTGATAATTATCCTGATAATGAGCTTTATTTATTTACTCCGAAAGTTAAAAACAAGCCTGTCGTAGAACAGTTTAAAAACTCTGACCATTTTCAGATCGTTTTGCCAGAAAGCAAAATGAAATCATACTGGAGAACATATGGTATCACTAAACTGCTCAAAGATAAAAACATCGATATTTATCATGGCCTAAGTAATGAACTACCCTCTAATATTCAGAGTGCGCATATAAAAAGTGTTGTTACGATCCATGATTTAATCTTTAAAATTCATCCGGAGCACTTTCCATTCATTGACAGAAAGATCTACGAATATAAATGCCAGAGCGCCTGCATGAAATCGGATAAGATTATAGCGATCAGTGAAAGTGCTAAAAATGATATTATCAAATTTTATAATACCCCTGAAGAAAAGATCGAAGTGATCTACCAGGCATGTGGAGAGCAATATCAAAAAGTGAAACTGGAAGAAGAATTAAAACAGGTAAAGGAAAAGCATAAATTACCAGGTGAATTCATCCTTTTTGTGGGTACCATCAATGATCGAAAAAATCTGAAAGGATTAATAAAGGCCATTGCTGCGTTACCTGAGAATAACAGAATTCCGGTTGTTGTAGTAGGAAAAGGGAAAAGGTATAAAAAAGAGTCTATTGAAATGATCCGTGCCAAAGGACTTCAAAAGTACTTTTACTTCTACAGAGACATTGATGATGATGATTTAGCATCATTCTATCAACTCTCTTCTGCTTTTATCTATCCGTCATTATATGAAGGTTTTGGTATTCCGGTGATCGAGGCTTTAAATAGCAAAACACCAGTTTTAGCTTCAAATACCAGTTCGATACCCGAAGCAGGTGGAGATGCAGCTGAATATTTTGACCCATATAATCCGGATGAAATGGCCAATGCTATTTCAAAAGTCATAGAAAGTGACAGCTTGCAAAAAGAAATGATATCCAAAGGAATCGAACATGCCAGAAAATTTAGTTCAGATAATGCTGCTGAGAAAATTATGGCCTGTTATAAAGAACTTGCTGGTTAA
- a CDS encoding MarC family protein, producing MLNFKEIISVTLILFSVIDILGSVPIIIDLRRQHGHIDSTKATLVSAGIMIAFLFIGERLLNLFGIDVQSFALAGAVVMIIIGMEMILGHSFFKSDEIDTSGASIVPLAFPLIAGAGTLTTLVSLRAEYETQNILAGVIVNLIFVFTVLKSSGWLGKKIGPAGFSVMRKVFGIILLAISIKLIKSNIGSL from the coding sequence ATGCTAAATTTCAAAGAGATTATTTCTGTTACTTTGATATTATTTTCAGTAATAGACATTTTGGGAAGTGTTCCAATCATCATCGATTTACGAAGACAACACGGTCATATAGATTCAACAAAGGCCACCCTGGTATCTGCGGGGATTATGATTGCATTTTTATTTATTGGTGAAAGATTACTAAATCTTTTTGGTATCGATGTGCAGTCATTTGCACTGGCAGGCGCCGTAGTAATGATCATAATTGGTATGGAGATGATTTTAGGTCATAGTTTCTTTAAATCTGATGAGATCGATACCTCTGGTGCCAGCATAGTACCGCTTGCCTTTCCACTGATCGCCGGTGCAGGAACTTTAACAACCCTGGTTTCACTTCGAGCAGAATATGAAACTCAAAATATCCTGGCTGGTGTAATTGTTAATCTTATTTTCGTATTTACAGTACTTAAATCTTCGGGTTGGCTTGGTAAAAAGATCGGCCCTGCAGGATTCAGCGTTATGAGAAAAGTATTCGGTATAATATTACTGGCCATCTCAATTAAACTTATAAAATCTAACATCGGATCATTATGA
- a CDS encoding RlmF-related methyltransferase, whose translation MTSVESDPDSIKDASKNISSSPFSKQITLVEKRIQDFALESQDKFDLIVCNPPFFENHLKSDNKNTKAIHNDDLPYEDLVSIINKLLNEEGEAFIMYPHTK comes from the coding sequence ATAACTTCAGTTGAATCTGACCCCGATAGCATTAAGGACGCATCAAAAAACATTTCCTCATCTCCTTTTAGTAAACAGATAACCCTGGTTGAAAAACGAATTCAGGATTTTGCCCTTGAATCCCAGGATAAATTTGATTTGATCGTTTGCAACCCGCCTTTCTTTGAAAACCATTTAAAGTCGGATAACAAAAACACAAAAGCTATCCACAATGACGATCTTCCCTATGAAGACCTGGTGTCAATAATCAATAAATTGTTAAATGAAGAAGGTGAAGCATTTATTATGTATCCCCACACCAAATGA
- a CDS encoding lysoplasmalogenase, whose amino-acid sequence MEGKKLKVPYLFITVTTIHLVAIILELEIVRNISKAFIIPVILIYYLISSRSFGIQTSFWIILALILSWAGDILLIFEENNSQFFLLGLIAFLFSHLSYIISYHKFQDFTTKQILKKVPIPVVIGITIYTLFLLYIILPSVAIDMTFPVTLYGIVLAFHAIFAAGYGNQVIPQNKIIFLGVCLFVLSDSLLAINAFRTALPASGLLIMTTYCFAQLFIITGFLKTAVKLVDPLK is encoded by the coding sequence ATGGAAGGTAAAAAATTAAAAGTTCCATATCTGTTTATAACCGTCACTACAATTCATCTTGTAGCAATAATTCTTGAACTGGAGATAGTAAGAAATATCTCAAAAGCATTTATTATCCCGGTTATACTTATTTATTATCTGATTTCTTCGAGGTCTTTTGGAATCCAGACCAGTTTTTGGATAATATTGGCTCTGATATTAAGTTGGGCAGGAGATATTCTTTTAATCTTTGAAGAAAACAACTCACAGTTTTTCTTATTAGGGTTGATAGCATTCTTATTTAGTCATTTATCCTATATAATCTCCTACCATAAATTTCAGGATTTTACTACAAAACAAATCTTGAAAAAAGTTCCGATACCGGTGGTTATTGGTATTACTATTTATACGCTATTTCTATTGTATATTATTTTACCTTCAGTAGCAATAGATATGACTTTTCCTGTAACCTTATATGGAATTGTTCTGGCATTTCATGCAATATTCGCAGCGGGATACGGGAATCAGGTAATCCCTCAAAACAAAATTATATTTTTAGGTGTTTGCTTATTTGTTTTATCGGATAGCTTATTGGCAATTAATGCCTTTCGAACGGCATTACCTGCAAGCGGTCTCCTGATCATGACAACATATTGTTTTGCTCAGTTATTCATTATAACCGGGTTTTTAAAAACTGCAGTAAAACTGGTCGATCCACTCAAATAA